From a single Lolium rigidum isolate FL_2022 chromosome 7, APGP_CSIRO_Lrig_0.1, whole genome shotgun sequence genomic region:
- the LOC124669443 gene encoding uncharacterized protein LOC124669443, which produces MQAPCDYQLALADWEGRPAMEPTAWVPGLPLEMTVAAPASNSLVVNGRRQLVEKSSDHEYAVEVFKQAAQSFQDEHDQMKTKIHLFPPSMEDLVDKYAAPNVVAIGPYHHGGTPALQHMESTKHVAAWHFINDSGCSVDEVYGAVCEVADEARSHYDENKVWSFSDDDFKPMMFYDGCFLLQFMLHCVGGVAMDPVLSSAFSSDNINISRDIVLLENQLPWVVVEKLMRFMPSPGLDLVQFTRNAKASLQARQHLEDIPLVWDSSYTPSHLLGLLRYYIVGSTHISDTDESSEPLSEKAKKLSISVSAIELAEIGIEITATKSTAELKEMRIKKASLSGELLLAPLSLDYGNASFLVNMAAFELCTTPDFFEEDEENSTVCSYLCLLGMVTDSEEDVQKLRKKHILQGGAGLNNQDALDLFNRLEKHLRPGVQYLRTILAIENYRTNRPIRIMLYRFIYKNFKTIATVVTAIVGFAGFLATLKSLK; this is translated from the coding sequence ATGCAGGCACCTTGTGACTATCAGTTGGCCTTGGCTGATTGGGAGGGGAGGCCTGCTATGGAACCAACTGCATGGGTTCCTGGCCTCCCTTTGGAGATGACAGTTGCTGCTCCTGCTAGCAATAGTCTTGTCGTTAACGGACGGCGGCAGCTGGTTGAGAAGAGCAGTGATCATGAGTATGCGGTTGAAGTATTCAAGCAAGCAGCACAGTCATTCCAGGATGAACATGACCAGATGAAAACAAAGATCCACTTGTTCCCTCCGAGCATGGAAGATCTCGTCGACAAGTATGCTGCCCCCAATGTCGTGGCCATCGGCCCTTACCACCATGGTGGGACTCCGGCCCTCCAGCACATGGAGAGCACCAAGCATGTGGCCGCCTGGCACTTCATCAATGACTCAGGCTGCTCCGTTGACGAGGTGTATGGGGCGGTCTGCGAAGTCGCTGATGAGGCCCGCAGCCACTATGATGAGAACAAGGTGTGGTCTTTTAGCGACGATGACTTCAAGCCTATGATGTTCTATGATGGCTGCTTCCTGCTGCAGTTCATGCTACATTGCGTGGGCGGGGTGGCGATGGATCCAGTGTTGAGCAGTGCTTTCAGCTCCGACAACATAAACATCTCCCGTGATATCGTGCTGCTTGAGAACCAGCTCCCATGGGTGGTGGTTGAGAAGCTCATGAGATTCATGCCCTCGCCTGGCCTGGACCTGGTACAGTTCACTCGAAACGCCAAAGCCTCTCTGCAAGCCCGCCAACACCTCGAAGACATACCTCTTGTATGGGACAGTAGCTACACACCTTCGCATCTTCTTGGCCTCCTACGATACTATATTGTAGGAAGCACTCACATTAGTGATACTGATGAGTCATCCGAGCCCTTATCTGAAAAGGCCAAGAAATTATCGATTTCTGTCAGTGCCATCGAGCTTGCAGAGATCGGCATCGAGATCACGGCCACCAAATCTACGGCAGAGCTAAAGGAAATGAGAATAAAAAAGGCGTCCCTCTCTGGTGAGCTCTTATTGGCACCACTGTCCCTAGACTATGGAAACGCAAGCTTCCTAGTCAACATGGCTGCTTTTGAGCTATGCACGACACCAGACTTCTTTGAAGAGGATGAGGAGAATTCTACTGTTTGCTCGTACCTCTGCCTCCTGGGTATGGTCACTGACAGTGAGGAGGATGTGCAGAAGCTGCGAAAAAAGCAtatcttgcaaggaggagcagggctcaATAACCAGGATGCGCTTGACTTGTTCAACAGACTTGAGAAGCACCTGCGCCCTGGAGTCCAATATCTGCGCACCATTTTAGCTATTGAGAACTACAGGACCAACAGGCCGATCCGGATCATGCTGTACAGATTTATTTACAAGAACTTCAAGACCATCGCCACGGTGGTGACCGCCATTGTTGGATTTGCCGGGTTCCTCGCGACGCTCAAGTCTCTCAAGTAA